In Prunus dulcis chromosome 2, ALMONDv2, whole genome shotgun sequence, a single genomic region encodes these proteins:
- the LOC117618230 gene encoding uncharacterized protein LOC117618230, whose translation MVTIFKSYGLWNLVEKGIPVSDSKKKEKATEETSEEEDDEKAAAILMKDAKALGIIQNAVSDQIFPRIANADSAKAAWELLHGEFHGGDHVRSVKLQNLRREFEYTRMHDSESLSTYLTRLNDLINQMKTYGEVLSNERLVQKVLISLSKVYDPICLVIENTKSLETVELPEVIAILKSQEQRFELHNADATEKAFASFTVSSKGQNKNATNSGPSKAQKNWNPKGKPWESKGKPQWNNSAQTQSSSTGQEAVKPQCKVCSKYHFGECRYKGKPKCYNCDRFGHLARECIAEKAVQKANCASQKEVTGNLFYANCTTTKSKPNGDWYIDSGCSNHMTGNVDLLVDIRTNVAGKVQMPTGALVNVAGMVFFLEKNG comes from the exons aTGGTGACCATATTCAAATCATATGGGCTTTGGAATCTGGTAGAGAAGGGAATTCCAGTTTCAGATtcgaagaagaaggagaaggcaACTGAGGAGACttcagaggaagaagatgatgagaaaGCAGCTGCAATCCTCATGAAGGATGCAAAGGCTCTGGGTATTATCCAAAATGCAGTCTCAGATCAGATTTTTCCACGAATAGCAAATGCAGACTCTGCCAAAGCTGCTTGGGAGCTATTGCATGGAGAATTTCATGGTGGAGATCATGTTAGATCggtaaaacttcaaaatcttagacgtgaatttgaatatactaGGATGCATGATAGTGAGTCATTATCTACTTATCTTACTAGACTGAATGATCtgattaatcaaatgaaaacatatgGTGAAGTGCTCTCGAATGAGAGGCTTGTGCAAAAGGTTTTGATTAGTCTTAGCAAGGTTTATGACCCCATTTGTTTAGTGATTGAAAACACTAAGAGTCTAGAGACTGTGGAGTTGCCAGAGGTAATTGCTATTCTGAAAAGTCAAGAGCAGCGATTTGAGTTGCACAATGCAGATGCAACTGAGAAAGCTTTTGCCTCATTCACAGTGAGTTCAAAAGGTCAGAATAAAAATGCAACTAATTCTGGTCCATCCAAGGCTCAGAAAAATTGGAATCCAAAAGGCAAACCTTGGGAATCGAAAGGCAAGCCTCAGTGGAATAATTCTGCACAGACTCAGAGCTCATCTACAGGTCAAGAAGCTGTAAAACCCCAATGCAAGGTGTGCTCCAAGTATCACTTTGGAGAATGCAGGTATAAAGGCAAGCCAAAGTGTTACAACTGTGACAGGTTTGGTCACTTGGCTAGAGAGTGCATTGCAGAGAAGGCTGTGCAAAAGGCAAACTGTGCAAGTCAAAAGGAGGTGACTGGAAACCTGTTTTATGCAAACTGCACTACCACTAAGTCAAAACCGAATGGGGATTGGTATATTGACAGTGGCTGTAGCAATCATATGACAGGAAATGTGGATTTGCTTGTTGACATAAGGACAAATGTGGCTGGAAAGGTGCAGATGCCAACTGGTGCTCTTGTGAATGTGGCTGGCATGG TTttttttctggaaaaaaatggttaa
- the LOC117618232 gene encoding squamosa promoter-binding-like protein 7 translates to MGHPLQQQHSSFYGGGARSHYHPDPHLMCLKLGKRHYFEDHARAHAHALDDRHVAGLPVGVMSKRGRGGAAAAAAQQLYGSGPTLALKVVPRCQVEGCHVPLMNAKEYHRRHKVCEMHSKASKVTVLGQEQRFCQQCSRSLPFISSLFLC, encoded by the coding sequence ATGGGCCATCCCTTGCAGCAGCAGCACTCTAGTTTCTACGGCGGCGGGGCCCGCTCCCACTACCATCCGGACCCACACCTGATGTGCTTGAAGCTGGGGAAGAGGCACTACTTCGAGGATCATGCTCGAGCTCATGCTCATGCCCTGGATGATCGACACGTGGCGGGGCTTCCGGTGGGCGTGATGAGCAAGAGAGGCAGAGGAGGAGCGGCTGCAGCAGCGGCGCAGCAACTGTATGGGAGCGGGCCTACCCTGGCGTTGAAGGTGGTGCCGCGGTGTCAGGTGGAGGGGTGCCACGTGCCGCTGATGAACGCGAAGGAGTATCACCGGAGGCACAAGGTGTGCGAGATGCACTCCAAGGCTTCCAAGGTCACGGTGTTGGGCCAAGAGCAGCGCTTCTGTCAGCAGTGCAGCAGGTCACTTcctttcatttcttctttatttttgtgctGA